Part of the Tamandua tetradactyla isolate mTamTet1 chromosome X, mTamTet1.pri, whole genome shotgun sequence genome, GTGGTGTAACCCTTCCAAACATGATCTTAGGACcagaaggcagaaagaaaagaattatccattttaattaattttttattttttttagtcattttaatgtatttttccctGTGCACAAGAGAAATAGCTGATAAAGTCTAAAGATACAGTTTCCTTTATACATAACAGTTAAAAGTAGTTGAAACATCACATGACACTTTCAGTGAAAATTACATTTCCAATTACAAATCAAAATGCATTAGGGTCTGTCTCTTTATGAGAGAAACTGAGAAGGAAGCCTTAGGTAAAAAGCACTTTTCTCGCATAACTACATTGATCCTTCAGGCTGCACTAAGATTAAAGTCATTTACAGTCTATCTGCAAAAGTTAACACAATGGTACACTGTAAGTTTTCTGTACAATTAAATGTATACTTAGAGATAACCAGGATAAACATTTCTACTATATTTTAACTCAACTTGCCTAGCCAACATTTTCACTGAGTTTATCAAAGATGCTGTAAGATTCTACAAGATTCGGAGACATACCTAGCTTCAGAAATATTTCttgtattctttcttattttgattaCATATATTCTGTTCACAGAGTCTATTGTAATTTATCCAGAAGATGTACAGTTCCAATTGTGCTTACTGTACCGTGTACAAACATAGCAAAAAGGTCAATGAGTGGTATCTTACAGCATTTTGCTAGCAAAAATTCATGCCAAAGTCACAATAAGCAATATTGTACCACAAATTAGAGAGCTTCAAATGATTTGCTTCTGTTTTTAATATCTTCATTCTACATTAAATTACTATCATAGGCTAAtgcttaaaatgcaaataaacatcTGTAAGACAAAACTTATTCACTCAACTGTGAAGGTTGGTACCTGTTTCCAAAAATCACAATAAATGCAGAATAAAGAGAAGTGTTTGCATGCAACACCTTAGAGTGAAACAGCATTGATTCTCACCATTCAAaacagaggagggaaggagggaaggagggagggagggaagggagagagggaggaaggactCCACCTTAAAATGCATCATATTAGATTTATAACTAGACAgatttaaaagaatcaaataaacaTAAAGCACGGgttgtcgttttttttttttttgcctgtgttaaagatttaagagccattatcaaaaataagatacattttttttcaaggatCAGAAATGCAATTATGATGGCTGGGAGCTGAGCAGCCTCTCAATAGCTGCATTGATGTCGCCTCCTGTTGCTATTAAGGCCTGCAAGTTTGCTTCACGGTTTAAGAACCCCATTGCGTTGAGCTGTTCCAGTTGTTGCTGAAATCTGACTTCTGGATTCGGCAGCTGTGGAGGATTTGCTCCAGCTAGAGCCTGAACCATTTGCTGAATGAACTGCGGATTGGGTCCAGATTCTGACGTCGGACTCGTGGTTTCACTCGGTGCAGAACTAGACACGGTGGGCCCGGTGGGGCCGGTAGAACCGGCAGGGCCAGTAGGACCTGCAGGGCCAGTGGGTCCGATGGGCCCAATGGGCCCAATGGGGGTAAACGGGACAATGGGGCCTATGGGGCCTATGGGAGTGACTGGGCCTACAGGACCGATGGCGGttcccagcacccccacccccacacctggAGTGAAGCTTGGAATGAGACCAGGTGCTTCTGTAGCTAATGTCTGTAGCCCCTGCTGGATCTGCATTAAAGCCTGCATTGCTCTGGGGTTTGACATGGCTGATAGTGTGTCTGAATTCTGCATCTGCTGCAGGAAGGCTGGGAGCTGAGGACGCATCTGCTCCTGCAGCTGAGGATTTCCTGTAAAGAGCGGGTTGTTCAGCATCATCTGTGCAGCCAGATCTGGATTCTGGCTCAGCGACTGCATCATGCTTCTCATGTAGGGTGCAGACAGCATATTCTGGATCAGTTGAGGGTTTTCAGTTATCTGTTGCAGCAGGCTCTGCATTCCAGGGGTACTGAAGACACTAGCAACATAATTGGCTGCAGCCAGGGTGTTTCCAGTAGCATTGCTAGAGCTACTGCCAGACCCACTGCCACTGCTGGTGGTTGTACTGGTGGTCGCAGAACTCTGTGTAGCCGGTGGTGGCGCCCATGGATTGGGCAGTGGATCTCGATTTTCTGTGCGGGAAGGCTGCGTACCTTCCCCAGAGGAACTGCTCCCCACCGAGGCAAACGGATTACCCCCAAACTGCTCTTGTGCGGCATTCAGCATCGGTTCTTGAATGTCAGTGTACATGCGCCTTAGAGCATTGTAGCCACCTGGGATACTTTCGAGATTGCTCAGAGCCAGGTCTTGATTTCTCATCATCTCTTGCATCATTGCTGGGTTCCTGGCGATTTCGAGGGTCTGCCTCATTATATCAGGGTTGTTGAGCAGGTGACTGATTTCTGGGTTTCTTTGAATCAACTGTTGCATCTGTGGATTGGCCATAATAAGCTGCCTCATCAGGTCGGGATTCGAAAGCATGCTCTGAACAAAGGGATTTTCCATTATTTGGATCATCATCTCAGGGCTGGACATGAGCTGCTGCTGCATTTGGCTCTGAAGCTCAGAAAAGCTAGTCGAGCTCAAGCCCAGGCTGCTAAGGCCTGCAAGACTTCCCAGGCTCCCCAATCCAAACGGGTTGCTATTTGTAGAAATCGGTGTGGAGTTACTCCTGGGAGTCGACGTCGTGGTAGTATTAGTTCCCGCGGCACTGCTAGGCTGCGTGGACTGGCCCTGGGGTCGGTTCTGGCTTTTGATGACAAGGTGAACAGTTAGTCCATCATGGATGCCGTGCTGGATCAAGGTATCTTGATCTTTCAAGATTTTTCCAGCAAAAATCAGCACTAGCTGATCGGTTTGGGACTTGAAGCGTTTCGAAATCGCTTCTTTAAACTGCTGGACCGAGCTATTCTCTGGCACCGCgaactcctctttctctttgggaGTCTTCACAGTGACTTTGATGATTTTGGGCTCGGCCGGGGCAGCGGCCGGGCCTTGGGCCGCAGCAGAGCCGCGGGAGGGGCGCGGAGGGCCGCTGCTCTCGCCGTTTTCAGCCATGGCGGCCGCGGTGACGCAGGCGGGCAGGGAAGGCGCGGGCGGGCGAGAGAacgagggaaggaggaaggaaaggggcgCCGCCGCAACGGAtagggccgggccgggccgggcagGGAGCGCGGAACACGGTACCTCTGTAACGAACGTTGCCTCCTCCGGTTCCTGGTGCTCCGATGGTGAGAGAGCTCGACGTAAGCCTAGAGCCTAGGTCTCAGCGATCAGGGTTCCGGTCCGCCGCCAACGCCGCCaacgccgccgccgccgccgccgtgtGATGAAACCGCGAGCACTCCCAGCAACTCCCGCAGCCGCTCCGCCCGCTCCTCCAcgccccttcccctcctccctcccctcccccagctcgGCGCCCGCCTCCCGGCTCCCCTTTCCTGACGCGGCGCCAAGCCCAGATTGATAGATTTGACTCCGAGGAAATTAGAAACTTCTGtactgaaaagaaaagaggggagagagagaaagagaaaaaaaaaaaaatagagaagggaggcagggaggagaagGAGCGAGTCTCTGTATACggcatttaaaaatccatggagaaTATATGTTAGCAGTCTATAAGGCAGTGAAAAGGTGAAAAGCCTGAATCGAACCGATCCAGTGTAAAAGACGAAAAACGAATAATAACTctgacaaagcaaaaagaaaaaaaggaacaccCCCAATGGGGGAAGGGGAGACTACAGCACAAAAGCGAACATTTTTACAAAAGAAGTGCAAATGGCCAATAGGCAGATAAAAGGATGATCAATCTCGCtagtaatgaaaaaaatttcaaattaaaacaatgagattcCACTTTTGGCCTACCTTGCTGGCAAATATGGAAAATAGTGATAAACCTTACCGTTGGCAGGGAGTTGGCAAAATGCATTCTCATGCTAGTTGAAGTGTGAATTACAatcattcattctataaagcaatttgaaaatatatacaaacattttaaatatttctacttttatttagaAATGCCTTATCCAGAGACCTCACCTGATAAAATCAGATaattatgcaaaatatatatgtataaaatatatatcactgcaacattttaaaagtagcattttaaaaagataatcagTGTTTGTTTACACAGATCGATCAAATACCTTATGCTATTACCAATAAAATAATATGCACTATGTTTAAAAATGTGTGGTTAATTTATATGGCATAAAAAAATCTTTAGGGCATACATTAATAAACATCAGTTGTAGGGAAGTAAGAGAATTTTGCTTTCTGCTTTATATATTTCCGTATAGTTTGGAATTTTACAAGTATGTACGCTTTAATACCAAAAACTtcaatgaagatatttttattttaaaactattttttgaacagtttgtATAAGTAAACTGTATGTGTAAAAAATCTGGAACACTATATACCAATATATTAATGATGGCTACTGCTGAGTGCTGAAgttataattcttatttttttaataatgttttgaatttcctgatgatttttaaaagtaagcactgcagtcataattttttaaaaagcagttatttTTAGACAAGCATATACGTAGAGTTTGACATGACTAGTGGCAGTTATTAATATATTTACCTCATTCTTTTACAAATTAAGTAGGATAAATAGAGATGTAATGTTAAGAAAGAatacttgaataatacaataaatttccAATTTATGGATAAATTTGTAAAGCTGGTTTACACCATCCAGAAAATTCTATTTTCCTTTAGTATCCAAGGAACATTTAACATCATTTGACAGTCATAGGCCACAATACTTTAATAAATCTCAAGATTAAGAGAAAATCAGGTACCTAAGGTCCATCAATAGGGGAATAGAGATTAATATATTATGACTAACATGATTAATGGAAAATACAAGGTAAAATGAATGACCTCAATCTAAATATATCAATATGTATAGATCTCAAAAAACTTAATTAGTACATGCAAAACAACATCTATAGTGTTTATAGATGCATTCATACATATTTGATGCACCAGTGGTTACACCCTGAGGAAGAGTAAATGGAATAAAACCCAGATAGTGATTAAAGGGAACTTGAATTCAATCCATAAAAAGGTATTTCGTTTTTTAATGGAAGCAAAATATCAGCAATAGCTAATTCTGGGTGGTGAGAATATGAATATTTGTTGTAATactgtttgtatttttgtgtattcttaaatttctcaaaaaaaaagaaaaataggaaaacatcaCAGGCCACCTTCTTTCATTCTAATAAACAAAGCTAATATGGATGAAAAACTCAACCActtgaaaattaaaaccaaacaCTCTTGGAACAAAATGCAAATCCAAGttcttatttagaaaaataacaataatgagaaaaatatatgtcACAATTAGGATAGGGTTTCCTTAAATGTGACCTGAAGCCCTtgctaaaaatgcaaatttctagACCTCACCCCAAACTTACTGAAATACTAGTGCCCAGGAATCTGAATTCTTAATAAGCTCCtgattaagaatattttatatacgttatactatgtGGATGAACTCAGAATCAGATTTATACACTCGAAGACCttaaacacaaaaatgaaaataaaagaattaggCATTTAtataaagaagtttaaaaatgttcaacAGGAAAATAATGTGGAAAGCAGGGTGCCAGCTACAAAATGCAAAAAGCAATTAATAATGaattaacacacaaaaataaaattcgTTAAATAAATCTAAGAGGttctttgaaaaaacaaatcaatcaGATAAATCACTATTAGTTTAGTGATTCTCTTAGCTCACAATTCCCTCACCAAAGTACACAGAAAAGGAGGCTGGAACcctccccaaagatgtccataaCAAGCACATTTCTTtgaattctcttttctcttataaatcacatgctttttttgtgtgttttgtttcaaAATACATCCATTTTAATGTTTCTAATGAGTTACagtgaaataaaattaacattccGTAGTTGAACAAGCATGCCTTAACTAGTGAGATGCCCAATATTAGTTAGCTGAAACTTAAGCAAACAGTAGCAAGACAAACAAAACTGGGTTGCATGAGTAGATTAACCACAGATGaaggagagatttttaaaaattgtgaggGAATACTTCATGCAAATGTCTGCTAATAACAAAGGCAAACCGATTTTTTCTAGGAAAATAACATGACCAAAATACATTGAAGAAGTAGAAAACCTGAACAGACCATGTaaaaaacatgaatgaaaatgagcaagTAGTTAAATAATTATCTGTTTAATAAATCAGCTTTCTTGTTCAAGGTGGTGACTGAGTTTGTGCATTTTCCACCCCTCCTTACCAAATTTCCactgaaatgacagaaacaacataagaaaaataatgaaccaTTAACAGTGTTGGAAAGACAGTCATCTGTGGCTCTTCatgtcaaatattaaaataaattacaggtgataaataaaattataaaatttgcaGAAAAATACTAggttaaataacaaaaaaaaaacccataaatgaAAAGATTGATGAGTTTGgttaaataagaatttgaaacgTGTATATgtcaaaaatacaatagaaactTTTAATGTTAAACTTTTAATCTTTAAAGTtagaggcaaaataaaaaattgcaacatatataaaatatgaagtCTTAATATCCTTTACATACACACAATTTTACAAAtctatttaaattaatgaaaaccccaagggaaaaaaatagataaaggacATGAGCTAGTAtcttacaaaaggaaaaacaaaggcaaagaggaagaagaaaagggtagaacagaggaagaaagcaaagaagggagggagaaggaaagggaaagagggagggagggaagagaaagaagaaaaagggaaaatatcttctttaaattaaaaaacaatacaaattaaaataaatgaaacattttcttctgTCTATAGAGTTAATGACTGATATAATATCCAATCTTGACATAGTAGATCCAGACTACTTAGATTCAAATCCTTGTTTCATCACTTCTACTTATTAGTTATATAACATTGGGCACATAATCTCTGTCCCTCAGtattcttcatctgtgaaatgaagggCTGTTTTAACAATCAAATAAATTAGCATACGTTAatcacttagaacagtgcttaaAATTGTTCAAAGTAAACACCGTGTAATGATAatgatcatcatcattattattttagaaaacagaTACTTCATTCTTTGCTGGTTGCTTGGTGGGTACAAGTTATCTGAAGGGCAATTAGTTAATAAACAGCAAAAGCTTGATAAAATGTGCAGAGAATTTTACTGAGCAATTCTCCTTTTatgaatttatcctaaggaagtAGTTAAGGAACTCTAATGATTTATCTAAAAAGATTTGCATTGCAGCAATCTTTATAATaggaaaaacactgaaaataatcTAAATGGCAGAAAAAAGAGATTGGTAAACACATTCTAGTGTAACCATTTTATGTATCCTTTGGAAAAAGTAgtgtaaaaatgtatttattgaccTTGGAAAAAGAATACTCTTAGGAAAACTGTAGAAAAATAATCCATAgaataaaatcccattttatgAGTGTGAGTATGTATGGATAAGAGCATAGATAAACATTTACCCAAAGTGATAAAACTCTTCttagatagtgtgctggtttgaaaggatgtatgtcccctagaaaagccatgttttaatctaaaccccatttcataaaggcagaataatccctattcaattctatatgtttgaaacagtaattagatcatctccctggagatgtaatttaatcaagagcagttgtcaaactggattaggtgatgacatgcctccacccattttggCAGAtgttgataagtttctggagttctatgaaagaggaaacattttggagaatgagagagattcagagagagcagagcagaatgacatacccacaagaagcagaatccaccagccagtgacctttggaaatgaagaaggaaaatgccttctgggaagcttcgtgaagggaagccaggagggaaagctggcagatgatgccgtgttcaccacatacctttccagatgaaagagcaactctgtgtctgccatgtgccttctcacttgagagagtaaccctgagcttcattggccttcttgaaccaaggtatctttccctggatgcctttgattggacatttcaatagactggttttaattgggacattttctcggccttagaactgtaagctagcaacttattaaattaccctttttataagccattctgtttctggtatattgcattccggcagctagcaaactagaacagatagtaaATTTAGACTTGAAGTAGAGACAGTGTTCTATATTCTATGATGTATTATCCACTCTAAAAATTATTGTGGGGAAATTGTAACTGGTACCAGGAGAAAGAGACATATTGTGATGGTGGAAAATTCCCTGCGGTTGAGATCTGGAGAAGACTGTACTCGTTAAGTACCTACAGAACCTAATGGAAGtcctatgatttttttcccactcCTGGCTATGGTGTGAAGGAGAAGtgcaaataataatcataaaagaGACAGCAGAGTGGCGTAGTGGGAACAGTATATACTTGAACCAAGCAAACGTGGGTTTCAATTCCAGCTCAGTCACagaacatttcattcatttctttgaacCTCTGTTATTTCAGCAGCATCAAGTATATGAAAGAGATGATAATTGCTCTGACAGCTCCCTCTTTGaattgaaacaaatgaaataagttTACACTGGTAAGTTAAACTATGaaacgaaaaaaaaaagtactaataCAAAATCAGAGGAGAGATATTGTCTACCTGTAAGGCATCTATTCTGTTCTGGAGATATATATTCAAATGATCTATCTTTCTTCTTCTGAGGCATGCTTTCTAtaatcttttaataatttaacttttttcataTAGTTTGCCTATAAAGAAAGAATGCATAAGCCAGTCTTTCTTGAATGTCCAGAAATTCTAGTGTTAGATGCTTTCTTTAAATTCTAGGACATGAATTA contains:
- the UBQLN2 gene encoding ubiquilin-2, with the protein product MAENGESSGPPRPSRGSAAAQGPAAAPAEPKIIKVTVKTPKEKEEFAVPENSSVQQFKEAISKRFKSQTDQLVLIFAGKILKDQDTLIQHGIHDGLTVHLVIKSQNRPQGQSTQPSSAAGTNTTTTSTPRSNSTPISTNSNPFGLGSLGSLAGLSSLGLSSTSFSELQSQMQQQLMSSPEMMIQIMENPFVQSMLSNPDLMRQLIMANPQMQQLIQRNPEISHLLNNPDIMRQTLEIARNPAMMQEMMRNQDLALSNLESIPGGYNALRRMYTDIQEPMLNAAQEQFGGNPFASVGSSSSGEGTQPSRTENRDPLPNPWAPPPATQSSATTSTTTSSGSGSGSSSSNATGNTLAAANYVASVFSTPGMQSLLQQITENPQLIQNMLSAPYMRSMMQSLSQNPDLAAQMMLNNPLFTGNPQLQEQMRPQLPAFLQQMQNSDTLSAMSNPRAMQALMQIQQGLQTLATEAPGLIPSFTPGVGVGVLGTAIGPVGPVTPIGPIGPIVPFTPIGPIGPIGPTGPAGPTGPAGSTGPTGPTVSSSAPSETTSPTSESGPNPQFIQQMVQALAGANPPQLPNPEVRFQQQLEQLNAMGFLNREANLQALIATGGDINAAIERLLSSQPS